A genomic region of Metopolophium dirhodum isolate CAU chromosome 1, ASM1992520v1, whole genome shotgun sequence contains the following coding sequences:
- the LOC132935755 gene encoding peroxidase-like — MSSSIFIHLWICILVFLPSCYRGRAEFYFKDDGLMIKRTDWYKHLKTKELDDHIKTFVSDIERREEDKLWFGLNMDIGSPEHGLLIDSQLSEELYSLYRHAEIVSEASSFIRHRECQDGGGQCAIDLSKVKLDKTSLGNICLSMFYNKTACIGMNLKYRSPDGSCNNLKRYYSGKATTAYKRLLFNNYINSFDRVREDSFSSYRPSPRTLSVEFVKDEHSPDDFKTMAMAYWTIFVGHDLSHTAMSRMLTSNKSVSCCGERRFQLIPGSIYDELCLQVVIPDGDPFFRVPHRCMHYARSVPAVRSDCTFGVKEQMNQATHYLDGSMIYGSSAKRTWSLRTNLDGQLLTSIGCDNKNHGDQLQPQYMPLEDTESNACQYGSGTCYRAGDIRANALPQLTVMHTLWMREHNRLAKLLSHVNPHWDDERIFQEARKIVTASIQHITYAEWLPALLGENYTRRNRLELPTKGYSNAYNETTDPSVSNSFATAILPFANSMLSDTISLYTEGRMINASLSLKEHYNRPTGLLLNYMDQLVRGLSTQNTQKIDMLFTKTLTNYLYSVYPNHAFGMDIVSLDIQRTRDHGIPSYTEFRKYCRLKAIRSVQDLSKIMVEGSTDRLLKQYKHWRDIELLVGALFEKHEEDSMVGPTMRCIIREQFIRTRMADRYFYDLPNIFNEYQLTEIRKVTLARIFCDNSNNVTMMQKKVFLIPAMADMQLCNSQLIPKININHWSEMVDTFQK, encoded by the exons ATGAGCTCCTCGATATTTATACATCTGTGGATTTGTATTTTGGTATTCTTACCATCATGTTACAGAGGTCGAGCTGAGTTCTACTTTAAAG ATGATGGTTTGATGATAAAAAGAACTGACTGGTACAAACATCTCAAAACCAAAGAATTAGATGatcatattaaaacatttgtcaGCGATATTGAGAGACGTGAGGAGGATAAATTATGGTTTGGGTTAAATATGGATATTGGAAGCCCGGAGCATGGACTTTTGATCGATTCTCAGCTTTCCGAAGAACTGTATTCATTATATAGGCATGCTGAAATTGTTTCTGAAGCTTCCTCCTTTATACGCCATAGAGAATGTCAaga TGGTGGAGGACAATGTGCCATAGACTTATCGAAAGTGAAACTAGACAAGACATCTTTGGGTAATATTTGTTTGTCCATGTTTTACAACAAAACAGCATGCATCGGGATGAACTTGAAGTATCGTAGTCCTGACGGTTCTTGTAACAACTTGAAACGTTACTACTCGGGAAAAGCAACCACGGCTTATAAACGTTTGctgtttaataactatattaacagtttcgata GAGTTAGGGAAGATTCTTTTTCGTCTTACAGACCCAGTCCTAGAACGCTGAGCGTTGAATTTGTCAAAGACGAGCACTCACCAGATGACTTCAAAACGATGGCAATGGCGTACTGGACGATTTTTGTAGGCCATGATCTATCTCACACGGCAATGTCTAGAATGC TGACTAGTAATAAATCCGTGAGCTGTTGTGGAGAAAGACGGTTCCAGCTCATACCTGGAAGCATATACGACGAGTTGTGCTTGCAAGTTGTGATACCGGATGGAGATCCATTTTTCCGTGTCCCTCATCGTTGTATGCACTACGCGCGTTCGGTGCCAGCTGTGCGTTCCGATTGTACTTTTGGAGTCAAGGAACAA ATGAACCAAGCTACTCATTATTTAGATGGGTCGATGATATACGGTTCGTCGGCGAAACGGACGTGGTCGTTGAGGACCAACTTGGACGGCCAACTATTGACAAGCATAGGCTGCGATAACAAGAACCATGGCGACCAGCTACAGCCGCAGTATATGCCGCTGGAAGACACCGAATCAAACGCCTGTCAGTATGGCAGCGGCACGTGTTATAGAGCTGGTGACATCCGGGCAAATGCGCTTCCCCAATTGACGGTCATGCACACATTGTGGATGAGGGAACACAACCGGTTGGCCAAACTACTGTCCCACGTCAACCCGCACTGGGACGACGAACGTATTTTTCAGGAGGCCAGGAAAATCGTTACGGCATCCATTCAGCACATAACTTACGCTGAGTGGCTGCCAGCGCTGCTCGGGGAAAACTACACCAGGCGGAACAGGCTTGAGCTGCCGACAAAAGGCTACAGTAACGCGTACAACGAGACCACTGACCCGAGCGTCAGCAACAGCTTTGCGACCGCAATATTACCATTCGCCAATTCCATGTTAAGCGACACCATCAG tttatatACGGAAGGCCGAATGATCAACGCAAGTCTTTCACTAAAGGAACATTACAACCGACCAACTGGtttactattaaattacatgGACCAGCTTGTCAGAGGGCTATCTACAcagaatacacaaaaaattGATATGCTATTTACTAAAACG cttACAAATTACTTATACAGTGTTTATCCAAACCACGCGTTTGGAATGGACATCGTCAGCTTGGATATACAACGAACCCGCGATCATGGTATACCAAGCTACAcagaatttagaaaatattgtcgACTAAAAGCTATCAGAAGTGTACAAGATTTATCCAAGATCATGGTTGAAGgc tcaacTGATAGACTATTGAAGCAATACAAACATTGGAGAGATATAGAGCTTTTGGTAGGTGCATTGTTTGAGAAACACGAAGAAGACTCAATGGTTGGCCCAACGATGAGATGTATCATTAGAGAACAGTTTATAAGAACTAGAATGGCAGATAGATATTTTTACGATTTACCAAATATATTCAATGAAT atcaACTGACAGAAATCAGAAAAGTGACGCTTGCCAGAATCTTTTGTGACAACAGCAATAATGTCACAATGAtgcagaaaaaagtatttttgatacCTGCAATGGCTGATATGCAACTCTGTAATTCCCaattaattccaaaaatcaacatCAATCACTGGTCAGAGATGGTcgatacatttcaaaaataa